One Nitrospira sp. DNA segment encodes these proteins:
- a CDS encoding winged helix-turn-helix transcriptional regulator: MNLQGQRDLILLTELERDGAITQRSLAIKLGVALGLTNLYLKRLARKGYVKVTTIPSHRIRYLLTPQGFAEKSRLTYLYMQYSLSHYRDMRARLRDVLSRVTVVGGRRIVIFGTSEFAEMAYLSLREMDMELVGFVSDETAGTFLSYPVSHPSVLKEWEFDAVVLADLDRSHEHGEMLVQYQVPNGKVLALGPTA; encoded by the coding sequence ATGAATCTTCAGGGACAACGAGACCTTATTTTGCTCACGGAGTTGGAGCGGGACGGCGCGATCACGCAGCGGTCTCTCGCTATTAAATTAGGTGTGGCACTTGGTCTCACGAATCTGTACCTCAAGCGGCTTGCGAGAAAGGGATACGTCAAAGTCACGACCATCCCATCTCACCGGATTCGTTATCTGCTGACGCCTCAAGGATTTGCCGAGAAGTCCCGGCTTACCTACCTCTACATGCAGTACTCCTTGTCGCACTATCGGGATATGCGCGCCCGTTTGCGCGATGTCCTGTCGCGGGTCACCGTGGTGGGAGGTCGGCGGATTGTGATCTTTGGGACCAGCGAATTTGCCGAAATGGCCTACCTCTCGTTGCGGGAGATGGACATGGAGTTAGTAGGGTTTGTCAGCGACGAGACGGCAGGGACGTTTCTCTCGTATCCCGTCTCGCATCCGAGTGTCTTGAAAGAGTGGGAGTTTGATGCCGTGGTGCTCGCCGATCTCGATCGGTCGCATGAACACGGAGAAATGCTGGTGCAGTACCAGGTTCCGAATGGCAAGGTGCTCGCGCTCGGCCCCACGGCCTGA
- a CDS encoding glycosyltransferase family 9 protein, with amino-acid sequence MNVLIVRPDGIGDLVLSLPVATQLRQLIPGVRIGVLANPVAAPILEHHSDIDYVRTVSLQASIPDMMQAFSGGIDAVIFLKPFRRLMWAAWRAGIPLRVATGFRWQSVLANRWIHEHRSSFQKHESDCNVEMLKGLRLTPLPVAAPALQLTEVERADGGRRWGGAALPRVVMHPGGVSARHWRPAHYRDLAQTLAQQGYAVVLTGSQVERDQFQSETLDGIVLHPEINNLMGQLAIRELMAVIGAAHVVVSGATGPAHLAAALSVPTVSLFDPRRNNLPIRWKPLGRGVLLRPDVPTCDKCIGEACPYWDCLDRFSVEDIAARLGAVVRSAQPLTIHHI; translated from the coding sequence ATGAATGTGCTGATCGTGCGTCCCGACGGGATCGGCGATTTGGTGCTCTCGCTTCCTGTTGCGACGCAATTGCGACAATTGATACCCGGAGTTCGCATCGGGGTGCTGGCGAATCCCGTGGCGGCGCCGATCTTGGAGCACCATTCCGATATCGATTATGTGCGAACGGTTTCCTTGCAGGCGTCGATACCCGACATGATGCAAGCTTTTTCCGGCGGGATCGATGCGGTCATTTTTCTCAAGCCGTTTCGGCGCTTGATGTGGGCGGCGTGGCGGGCCGGCATTCCGCTTCGCGTGGCCACGGGCTTTCGATGGCAGAGCGTGTTGGCGAATCGCTGGATTCATGAACACCGAAGCAGTTTTCAGAAGCATGAGTCGGACTGCAATGTGGAGATGCTCAAGGGGCTGCGGCTGACGCCGTTACCGGTGGCGGCGCCTGCGCTTCAACTCACCGAGGTGGAGCGAGCCGATGGGGGGCGACGATGGGGCGGCGCTGCATTGCCGCGAGTCGTCATGCATCCCGGTGGTGTGTCGGCCAGGCATTGGCGACCAGCGCATTATCGGGATCTTGCCCAGACGTTGGCACAACAAGGGTATGCGGTGGTGTTGACTGGCAGCCAGGTCGAACGCGATCAATTCCAGAGCGAGACGTTGGACGGTATCGTCCTCCACCCCGAGATCAACAATCTCATGGGGCAACTCGCCATTCGGGAGTTAATGGCGGTGATCGGGGCTGCTCATGTAGTGGTATCTGGCGCAACCGGTCCGGCCCATCTGGCTGCAGCCCTCAGTGTGCCTACGGTCAGTCTGTTTGATCCGCGTCGGAACAATCTGCCGATCCGCTGGAAGCCATTGGGGCGTGGGGTGCTGCTTCGCCCGGACGTCCCGACCTGTGATAAATGTATCGGCGAGGCTTGCCCTTATTGGGATTGTCTCGATCGATTTTCCGTTGAGGATATCGCCGCTCGACTCGGTGCCGTGGTTCGATCCGCCCAGCCGTTAACGATTCACCATATCTAG
- a CDS encoding glycosyltransferase family 9 protein, which translates to MSDFKRILLIKPSSLGDIVHAMPVVAAFKQRWPSAHLTWLVKRQWSEIVQRIEGVDAVWAVDPSLGSWVGQAMALRAQRFDLVVDLQGLLRSALVGRMTGCAQRVGFANGREGSPWLYSQRVAVPTPEMHAVDRYLLMAAAVGAPVENEPQFRFRLLSQDVTALRELFRRKGIDLDAPWVAMNVSARWQTKRWPAASFAAVATQLAARGIGPLVVIGGPDEREASGLMRSLTACPVVDLTGETPIGLLPALLSKACVLITNDSGPMHVAAAVGRPVVSIFGPTSAVRTGPYGAGHTVLTHDLPCRPCFSRVCRNAVPMECLESITPEQVVAAVVSQQSCRAVSR; encoded by the coding sequence ATGTCTGACTTCAAACGTATCCTGCTCATCAAGCCGAGCTCGCTGGGCGACATCGTCCATGCGATGCCGGTGGTGGCCGCGTTCAAACAGCGCTGGCCGTCAGCGCATCTGACTTGGCTGGTGAAGCGCCAATGGTCTGAGATCGTGCAGCGAATCGAAGGCGTCGATGCCGTGTGGGCGGTCGATCCCAGCCTGGGGTCGTGGGTTGGTCAAGCCATGGCACTAAGGGCCCAGCGGTTTGATCTGGTTGTTGATCTGCAAGGCCTCTTGCGCAGTGCGCTCGTGGGTCGGATGACCGGATGCGCTCAACGAGTGGGATTTGCTAACGGGCGCGAAGGGAGTCCGTGGCTGTACTCGCAGCGTGTGGCTGTGCCGACGCCTGAGATGCACGCGGTGGATCGGTATCTGCTGATGGCGGCGGCTGTCGGTGCGCCTGTGGAGAACGAGCCGCAATTTCGGTTTCGATTGCTGTCTCAAGATGTGACGGCGCTGCGGGAGCTGTTCAGGCGTAAGGGAATCGATCTGGATGCGCCGTGGGTGGCCATGAATGTTTCAGCGCGCTGGCAGACGAAACGCTGGCCGGCCGCCTCGTTTGCCGCCGTGGCGACTCAATTGGCGGCGCGCGGCATCGGACCGCTGGTGGTGATCGGCGGGCCCGACGAACGGGAGGCAAGCGGTCTCATGCGGAGTCTGACGGCCTGTCCGGTGGTCGATCTGACCGGCGAGACCCCGATCGGATTGTTGCCTGCTTTGTTGTCGAAAGCCTGCGTATTGATCACGAACGATTCAGGGCCGATGCATGTGGCCGCGGCAGTGGGGAGGCCGGTGGTGTCGATCTTCGGGCCGACCAGTGCGGTGCGTACCGGTCCTTACGGAGCAGGGCATACCGTCTTGACCCATGATCTGCCTTGTCGTCCCTGCTTCAGTCGCGTCTGCCGCAATGCGGTGCCGATGGAATGTCTCGAATCAATCACTCCTGAACAGGTCGTGGCGGCCGTTGTGTCCCAACAGTCCTGCCGTGCGGTGTCACGATGA
- the waaF gene encoding lipopolysaccharide heptosyltransferase II — protein sequence MRNESPSRILVRAPNWIGDAVMCEPALRGLRARFPSAEVTLLAKPAIAELFIAYPGIDRRLVYDDRGIHAGLSGKWALAGLLRRHQFDLAVLFQNAFEAALITWLAGIRRRYGYVTDGRAFLLTDPVARPDRATLVHQVHYYWDLLKPLGVNGLPSVPALAVSENETRAMDERLRDLGIGPDDLVVGVNPGSTYGGAKRWLPERYAEAALRVCRQIEQQQGRPVSVVILGAKGEEELGHSVADRLTVRSAVLSGRTNIRELMAATKRCSILLTNDTGPMHLAAAFAVPVVAVFGPTDWKTTAPYRQEASIVRQPVDCAPCLLRECPIDHRCMTGVTVEMVYEACLSSLSRLSGLSSPDQTDQTDRTDQTDQTDQTDRTDQTDKKDRTTLLSGYTVFLDRDGTLNPDPGYIGSPDQFELFPGVAAALARLTRAGARLVVVTNQSGVGRGLFSSGDLDAIHAKLRRLLHDAGALLDAIYVCPHHPDDRCRCRKPETGMVDQAVRELGIDLSRSYLIGDHAKDMELAKRVGAKRVWVTTSEHGAGAPSESGNDAAVVASSLDEAVTWILADARASDS from the coding sequence GTGCGTAACGAATCGCCCTCTCGAATTCTGGTGCGCGCGCCGAATTGGATCGGCGATGCGGTGATGTGCGAGCCGGCTTTGCGCGGGCTGCGCGCGCGCTTTCCCAGCGCGGAGGTCACGTTGCTGGCGAAGCCGGCCATTGCCGAGCTGTTCATTGCCTATCCGGGCATCGATCGCCGGTTGGTTTACGATGATCGGGGGATTCATGCGGGACTGTCAGGGAAATGGGCGCTGGCGGGCCTCCTGCGTCGGCATCAGTTCGATCTGGCGGTGTTGTTCCAGAATGCCTTTGAGGCGGCGCTGATCACGTGGCTTGCCGGTATCCGCCGCCGTTACGGGTATGTCACCGACGGCCGCGCGTTTTTGCTGACCGATCCCGTTGCGCGGCCAGACCGCGCCACGCTCGTGCATCAAGTACACTACTATTGGGACCTGTTGAAGCCGCTCGGTGTGAACGGTTTGCCGTCTGTCCCAGCGTTGGCGGTCTCGGAGAACGAAACGCGTGCGATGGATGAACGGTTGAGGGATCTTGGCATAGGGCCGGACGATCTGGTTGTCGGCGTGAATCCTGGTTCAACCTACGGCGGCGCTAAGCGATGGCTGCCGGAACGATATGCGGAGGCTGCGCTGCGGGTCTGTCGCCAGATCGAACAGCAGCAGGGGCGGCCGGTCTCCGTGGTGATTCTCGGGGCGAAGGGCGAAGAGGAGTTGGGCCATTCGGTGGCAGATCGCCTCACGGTACGGTCAGCAGTGCTGTCGGGGCGGACGAATATTCGGGAACTGATGGCGGCGACCAAACGCTGCAGCATCTTACTGACCAACGATACCGGGCCGATGCACCTGGCGGCGGCGTTTGCGGTGCCGGTGGTGGCCGTGTTCGGTCCCACCGATTGGAAAACCACGGCGCCATACAGGCAGGAGGCGTCGATTGTCCGGCAGCCGGTCGATTGCGCGCCCTGTCTGTTGCGGGAGTGCCCCATTGATCATCGCTGTATGACCGGGGTGACGGTGGAGATGGTCTATGAAGCGTGTCTGTCTAGTCTATCTCGTCTCTCGGGTCTATCTAGTCCGGACCAGACCGACCAGACAGACCGAACAGACCAGACAGACCAGACAGACCAGACAGACCGAACAGACCAGACAGACAAGAAGGACCGGACGACTCTTCTTTCCGGCTACACCGTCTTCTTGGATCGTGACGGGACGCTGAATCCGGATCCCGGGTACATCGGGTCCCCTGACCAGTTCGAATTGTTTCCCGGTGTTGCCGCGGCGCTCGCCAGACTGACGCGCGCGGGCGCTCGACTGGTGGTGGTGACGAATCAATCGGGAGTCGGGCGGGGATTGTTTTCTTCCGGGGATCTTGATGCGATTCATGCGAAGCTTCGTCGATTGTTGCATGACGCGGGAGCATTGCTGGATGCGATTTATGTGTGTCCGCATCATCCGGACGATCGTTGTCGCTGCCGGAAGCCTGAGACGGGGATGGTTGACCAGGCGGTGCGTGAACTGGGCATCGATCTGTCCCGATCCTATCTCATCGGGGACCATGCCAAAGATATGGAGTTGGCCAAACGGGTGGGTGCGAAGCGCGTGTGGGTGACAACCAGCGAGCATGGAGCAGGGGCCCCGTCCGAGTCCGGCAATGATGCGGCAGTGGTCGCATCGTCGCTGGATGAGGCTGTGACGTGGATTTTGGCCGATGCGCGAGCCAGTGACTCGTGA
- the lpxK gene encoding tetraacyldisaccharide 4'-kinase: MAFLRPGDPVRSWLGGPAFLYGLAVRARMWAYDQGWQKQARLPCRVMSVGNLTVGGTGKTPMVILLTEWLQAQGHRVAVLSRGYKRTSTAAQVLVSDGERVLVGPAEAGDEPYLIANRCPKAIVAVGADRATVGRWLLDRWPVDWIVLDDAFQHRALYRDLDVVLIDAMDATGLDGLLPAGRLREPLAGLGRADAVVITRADSERDVAAVRARLQAAMTGHPVQAEVIFRLDEVVSVTTGVRHAADWCVGKKAWLVSGIGNSESFRRLAMENGLQVCGETAFADHYVYRSEDVDRLRVQATRSNVEMVLTTEKDAGKLAPLLRPEDSWWAVRLRADVRRGQDALHRLLSDASDASKSQGDVRA; the protein is encoded by the coding sequence GTGGCATTCCTGCGTCCCGGCGATCCGGTTCGCTCCTGGCTGGGCGGCCCGGCCTTTCTGTACGGACTGGCGGTTCGCGCCAGGATGTGGGCGTATGATCAAGGATGGCAGAAGCAGGCACGATTGCCCTGCCGAGTGATGAGTGTCGGAAACCTGACGGTCGGCGGAACGGGGAAAACCCCGATGGTGATTCTGTTGACCGAGTGGCTGCAGGCGCAGGGGCACCGGGTCGCGGTGCTGAGTCGCGGCTACAAGCGGACGTCGACGGCGGCGCAGGTATTGGTGTCGGACGGGGAGCGAGTCTTGGTCGGTCCGGCGGAGGCCGGTGATGAGCCCTATCTCATTGCAAACCGCTGTCCCAAGGCCATTGTCGCAGTCGGGGCGGATCGCGCAACGGTCGGACGATGGCTGCTTGACCGATGGCCGGTGGACTGGATCGTGCTCGACGATGCCTTTCAGCATCGCGCCCTGTACCGTGACCTTGATGTGGTATTGATTGATGCGATGGATGCGACAGGATTGGATGGCTTATTGCCGGCCGGGCGCCTCCGTGAGCCGTTAGCCGGACTCGGGCGTGCGGATGCGGTCGTCATCACCCGGGCCGACTCCGAGCGGGATGTGGCCGCCGTGCGCGCCCGATTGCAGGCGGCCATGACAGGACATCCGGTTCAGGCAGAGGTGATCTTCAGGCTGGACGAAGTGGTGTCGGTCACGACCGGCGTGCGGCATGCGGCAGACTGGTGTGTGGGAAAGAAAGCCTGGCTGGTCAGCGGGATCGGCAACAGCGAGTCCTTCCGCCGGTTGGCGATGGAGAATGGGCTACAGGTATGTGGCGAAACCGCGTTCGCAGACCATTACGTGTATCGGAGCGAAGACGTTGATCGTCTGCGTGTTCAGGCAACACGATCCAATGTCGAGATGGTGCTCACGACCGAAAAGGACGCCGGGAAGCTCGCGCCACTGTTGCGGCCTGAGGATTCCTGGTGGGCCGTGCGGCTGCGGGCCGATGTCAGGCGCGGACAGGATGCGCTCCATCGCTTGTTGTCCGATGCCTCGGATGCGTCGAAGTCCCAGGGAGATGTGCGTGCGTAA
- a CDS encoding 3-deoxy-D-manno-octulosonic acid transferase, with product MWRLLYNILLILATPIILCILLAKKRCRRGLRQRLLGGDGLSSLFCLSGRAGRPNRPDGLDGPERPTIWIHAVSLGEVVAVTPLVKALHRSHPDHRLIVSTVTETGREAVEQRLVGIAEHRYAPLDVPWAVSRAIAQWQPVLYVFVETELWPNLLWTLRDRQVPTVMVNGRLSSRSFARQHIAGLISFYRSVLRSLTLCLMQSERDVQRIVALGADAERVHRTGNIKFDQPLPTMAADTSLRTELGLREGESLVLAGSTHAGEEEALVAAYRQIVVTHPHAVLMLAPRHIERAADVVTMVQVAGLPVQRKSRLESVGSGARVIILDTRGELARAYHEATVAFVGGTLIPVGGHNLLEPAVWGKPVLFGPYTDHCAEIATLLLESGGAVRVSGADDLARTVCAWLEDSSARRQVGEAARRTVSDNQGALRRSVELIEACISQAQSSSFRSVGSGPRPVIARP from the coding sequence ATGTGGCGACTGCTCTACAATATTCTTCTTATACTGGCTACGCCGATCATCCTTTGCATTCTGCTCGCCAAAAAACGGTGCCGGAGGGGCTTGCGTCAACGATTGTTGGGGGGGGACGGTCTGTCGAGTCTGTTCTGTCTATCTGGTCGGGCAGGCAGACCAAATAGACCAGATGGACTAGACGGACCAGAGAGACCGACCATCTGGATCCACGCTGTCTCGCTGGGTGAAGTGGTGGCGGTCACGCCCTTGGTGAAAGCCCTGCATCGCAGCCATCCCGATCACCGGCTGATCGTCTCGACGGTAACGGAAACGGGACGCGAGGCGGTTGAACAACGACTGGTCGGAATCGCCGAGCATCGCTACGCCCCGCTCGACGTTCCCTGGGCCGTGTCCCGCGCGATCGCGCAGTGGCAACCGGTGCTCTATGTATTTGTCGAGACCGAACTCTGGCCGAATCTCTTATGGACCTTGCGGGACCGGCAGGTGCCGACTGTCATGGTGAACGGACGGTTGTCGTCGCGGTCGTTTGCCCGGCAGCATATCGCCGGGCTCATTTCGTTCTATCGTTCGGTGCTGCGGTCGCTCACGCTGTGTCTCATGCAGTCGGAGCGTGATGTGCAGCGGATCGTGGCCCTGGGGGCCGACGCCGAACGGGTCCATAGGACCGGCAACATCAAGTTCGATCAGCCTCTGCCGACGATGGCGGCTGATACGTCGTTGCGTACTGAGTTGGGCCTGCGGGAAGGCGAATCACTCGTTCTCGCCGGGAGCACGCACGCGGGCGAGGAGGAGGCGCTGGTTGCGGCCTATCGGCAGATCGTCGTCACCCATCCTCATGCCGTTCTCATGCTTGCCCCGCGCCATATCGAGCGGGCCGCCGATGTCGTGACGATGGTTCAGGTGGCGGGTTTGCCGGTGCAGCGCAAGAGCCGGCTTGAATCAGTTGGATCCGGGGCGCGAGTCATCATCCTCGATACGCGCGGTGAATTGGCCCGGGCCTATCATGAGGCGACGGTGGCATTTGTCGGCGGCACCCTGATTCCCGTGGGCGGGCATAATTTGCTGGAGCCGGCCGTCTGGGGAAAGCCGGTCCTTTTTGGTCCCTATACGGACCACTGTGCGGAAATCGCGACGCTTCTTTTGGAATCCGGCGGTGCCGTTCGAGTATCCGGTGCGGACGATCTCGCGCGCACGGTTTGCGCGTGGCTGGAGGATTCGTCGGCGCGTCGCCAGGTCGGGGAGGCCGCACGCCGGACCGTGTCGGACAATCAGGGGGCGTTGCGGCGGAGTGTGGAATTGATCGAAGCCTGTATATCTCAGGCGCAGTCTTCTTCTTTCCGGTCTGTCGGTTCTGGACCGCGGCCGGTGATTGCGAGGCCGTGA
- a CDS encoding lysophospholipid acyltransferase family protein — translation MTGDERPKKATLKKRVEQWIKFTVLPPLGALVIRGIKGSMRLEQRGYEPVDALYREKRSIILAFWHAQQLMIPFGYRGPGSHVLISQHGDGEIIARIIARFGHEAVRGSSTRGGAGALRSLIKLGRSGKDVVVTPDGPKGPRQVAKLGVIQLAKATGLPIVPLGFACSKKNSSRAGIASWCRTPFPAASSCGEPRSGCRGRRMTPRLRPLVSNWNRP, via the coding sequence GTGACAGGTGATGAGAGGCCAAAGAAAGCCACTCTGAAGAAACGGGTAGAGCAGTGGATCAAGTTTACGGTGCTGCCTCCGCTCGGAGCCCTGGTCATCCGTGGAATCAAGGGAAGTATGCGGCTTGAGCAGCGCGGCTATGAGCCGGTGGATGCGTTGTATCGAGAGAAGCGGTCCATCATTCTGGCCTTCTGGCATGCCCAACAGCTGATGATTCCCTTCGGGTATCGCGGGCCCGGGTCGCATGTCTTGATCAGTCAGCATGGCGACGGAGAAATCATCGCCCGCATCATCGCCCGGTTCGGTCATGAGGCCGTGCGCGGGTCGAGTACCCGCGGCGGCGCCGGGGCGCTGCGCTCGCTCATTAAGCTGGGGCGGTCGGGCAAAGATGTCGTCGTGACGCCGGATGGTCCCAAGGGCCCGCGGCAGGTGGCCAAGTTGGGCGTCATTCAATTGGCGAAAGCCACGGGGCTCCCGATTGTCCCTCTCGGCTTTGCCTGCTCAAAAAAAAACTCTTCTCGAGCTGGGATCGCTTCATGGTGCCGTACCCCTTTTCCCGCGGCGTCTTCCTGTGGGGAGCCCCGATCTGGGTGTCGCGGGAGGCGGATGACGCCGCGCTTGAGGCCGCTCGTGTCGAATTGGAATCGACCTTAA
- the msbA gene encoding lipid A export permease/ATP-binding protein MsbA — translation MSSVDRFLRLLKYVRPYRGRFVAAIVCSGMVAALSGVYAWLVKPVLDGIFIEKNESLLVVLPLALLAVSIVKAFFSYGQTYLMNYVGNRVIADIRQALFLHLMRLPVGYHDANTSGRLVSRVVNDVGLMANAVSNVLKDIFQHALTFIVMLGVIVYQNWQLAGLSIIVIPLAVLTMSRMGRRLRALATSGQERMGDMSSTVQETLSGIRMVKAFRREEAEAARFELSNRAFLSTTLKANQVWSIGSSHMEVIGVVGVAVIIWYGGYLVLHGSMTPGAFFSFLTAMFMAYTPIRKLAGANNLIQQALSASERVFEVLDLPTEQAQDRGTLVCQGISDQIELRGVSLSYNGQTTPALTGVDLAIRAGEMVALVGSSGSGKSTLVSLLPRFYQPTGGQILLDGAPLESYSLASLRTQIGIVSQDVVLFDDTVASNIAFGRPGASAMDIEQAAKQAYAHDFISRLPGGYQTTIGERGVKLSGGERQRVAIARAILRDPPLLILDEATSALDTESERIVQLALANLMKNRTTVVIAHRLSTVQNATRIVVLDRGRVAEIGTHEELLRHNGLYQRLHAMQFQDVTNV, via the coding sequence ATGTCGAGCGTAGACCGATTTCTTCGGTTATTGAAATATGTCCGGCCCTATCGGGGCCGGTTTGTCGCGGCGATTGTCTGTTCCGGCATGGTGGCGGCGTTGTCCGGCGTCTATGCCTGGTTGGTCAAGCCGGTGCTGGACGGGATTTTCATCGAGAAGAACGAGTCGCTTTTAGTGGTGCTCCCGCTTGCGCTCCTGGCGGTGTCGATCGTCAAAGCCTTCTTCAGCTACGGACAGACCTATCTCATGAACTACGTCGGCAATCGGGTGATTGCCGACATTCGCCAGGCGCTGTTTCTCCATCTGATGCGGTTGCCGGTCGGCTATCATGACGCCAATACGTCGGGCCGCTTGGTCTCCCGTGTGGTCAACGATGTGGGCCTGATGGCGAATGCCGTCTCCAACGTCTTGAAAGATATTTTTCAGCACGCCTTGACGTTTATCGTGATGCTCGGCGTCATCGTCTATCAAAACTGGCAACTGGCCGGATTGTCGATCATTGTCATTCCGCTCGCCGTTCTCACGATGTCCCGGATGGGTCGGCGTCTGCGGGCATTGGCGACCAGCGGGCAGGAGCGGATGGGGGACATGTCCTCGACGGTGCAGGAAACCTTATCCGGGATCCGGATGGTCAAGGCCTTCCGTCGCGAAGAGGCGGAGGCCGCTCGATTCGAGCTGAGCAACCGGGCCTTCTTGAGTACGACGCTGAAGGCCAATCAAGTGTGGTCGATCGGGTCGTCGCATATGGAAGTGATCGGCGTGGTCGGCGTAGCCGTGATCATCTGGTACGGCGGCTATCTGGTTCTTCATGGCAGTATGACGCCGGGCGCCTTCTTTTCGTTTCTGACGGCGATGTTCATGGCCTACACGCCGATTCGAAAATTGGCCGGGGCGAACAATTTGATTCAACAAGCCTTGTCCGCCTCGGAGCGGGTCTTTGAAGTTCTCGACCTGCCGACAGAGCAGGCGCAGGACCGGGGCACGCTCGTCTGCCAGGGAATCTCGGACCAGATCGAGTTGCGCGGGGTGTCGCTCAGCTACAACGGGCAGACGACGCCGGCCTTGACGGGAGTCGATCTGGCTATCCGTGCCGGTGAAATGGTGGCGTTGGTCGGGAGCAGCGGCAGCGGAAAGTCCACGCTGGTGAGCCTGTTGCCGAGATTTTACCAGCCGACGGGCGGGCAGATATTGCTCGATGGCGCTCCGTTAGAGTCCTATTCCCTTGCGTCGTTGCGCACGCAGATCGGCATCGTTTCGCAGGATGTGGTGCTGTTCGACGACACGGTCGCCAGCAATATCGCCTTCGGGCGTCCGGGCGCGAGCGCGATGGACATCGAGCAGGCTGCCAAGCAGGCCTACGCGCATGACTTTATTTCCCGGCTGCCTGGGGGCTATCAGACGACGATCGGCGAACGGGGTGTGAAGTTGTCGGGTGGAGAGCGTCAGCGCGTGGCCATCGCCCGGGCGATTTTGCGCGATCCCCCGCTGCTGATTCTGGATGAGGCGACGTCCGCGCTCGACACGGAGTCCGAGCGCATCGTGCAGCTGGCGTTGGCGAACTTGATGAAGAACCGCACGACGGTGGTGATTGCTCATCGGCTCTCGACCGTGCAGAATGCCACCAGGATAGTGGTATTGGATCGCGGCCGGGTTGCCGAGATCGGCACGCACGAAGAGCTCTTGCGGCACAACGGCCTCTATCAGCGGTTGCATGCGATGCAGTTCCAGGATGTGACCAATGTCTAA
- the lpxB gene encoding lipid-A-disaccharide synthase, which translates to MSRILIVAGEASGDLHGANLARALQELDPTVRLVGVGGAAMKSAGVQLVEGFGHLDVMGIVGFSALRAIIRRFAAMRRLLRSERWDAVVFIDNPGLNLRYAWFAKSAGLRVIYYIAPQIWAWRPGRMKYIQQRVDQVMVILPFEPELYRKVGLPCTFVGHPLLDAVAPHYDQAKLREHFGLQRSGRVIALLPGSRSAEVRLHLPILLEAAERLLRDDPTTQFLMAQASTIADDLIQPLLQKSSAPVKVVAEQASEVMAAADLLFVASGTATLQAAVVGTPMVLLYQAHSWLTYRLARLLIRVKWIGLVNLVAGRTVVTELIQHEATGARVYHEARRLLDDPAAYDEMKRSLQAVKASLGEPGASRRAAQVVLNACRA; encoded by the coding sequence ATGTCGCGGATTTTGATCGTAGCCGGAGAGGCTTCCGGTGATCTGCATGGCGCCAACCTGGCCCGGGCGCTTCAGGAACTCGATCCCACTGTCCGATTAGTGGGCGTCGGCGGGGCGGCCATGAAGTCCGCCGGCGTGCAGCTGGTGGAAGGGTTCGGGCATCTCGATGTGATGGGGATCGTCGGGTTCTCGGCCCTGCGCGCGATCATCCGACGATTTGCCGCCATGCGCCGGCTGCTCCGGTCCGAGCGGTGGGATGCCGTGGTCTTCATCGACAATCCCGGGCTCAATCTGCGCTACGCCTGGTTTGCCAAATCGGCCGGGCTGCGGGTGATCTATTATATCGCGCCGCAGATCTGGGCCTGGCGGCCGGGCCGGATGAAATATATTCAACAGCGTGTCGATCAGGTGATGGTGATTCTTCCGTTCGAACCGGAGCTGTATCGGAAGGTCGGCTTGCCCTGTACCTTTGTCGGCCATCCGCTTCTGGATGCCGTGGCTCCGCACTATGATCAGGCGAAGCTGCGCGAACACTTCGGGTTGCAGCGGAGCGGCCGGGTCATCGCGCTCTTGCCGGGAAGCCGGTCGGCTGAGGTGCGCCTGCATCTCCCGATTCTTTTGGAAGCGGCGGAGCGTTTGCTGCGCGACGACCCGACGACGCAATTTCTCATGGCGCAGGCCTCGACGATTGCCGATGATCTCATTCAGCCGTTGCTGCAGAAAAGCTCGGCCCCGGTGAAGGTGGTCGCGGAACAGGCGAGCGAGGTCATGGCGGCCGCGGATCTGCTCTTCGTGGCGTCGGGGACTGCGACGCTGCAGGCCGCGGTCGTCGGAACGCCGATGGTGCTGCTCTATCAGGCGCATTCCTGGTTGACCTATCGGTTGGCCCGGTTGCTGATTCGAGTGAAGTGGATCGGTCTGGTCAATCTGGTCGCCGGGCGGACGGTGGTGACGGAGTTGATTCAACATGAAGCCACGGGCGCAAGGGTGTATCATGAAGCCCGGCGGTTGCTGGATGACCCTGCCGCGTATGATGAGATGAAGCGAAGTCTACAGGCGGTGAAAGCGAGCCTCGGGGAGCCCGGCGCTTCCCGTAGAGCAGCCCAGGTGGTGTTGAACGCATGTCGAGCGTAG